From a single Pannonibacter sp. XCT-53 genomic region:
- the ugpB gene encoding sn-glycerol-3-phosphate ABC transporter substrate-binding protein UgpB produces the protein MASLVAAATLAGTSTFAFAATEITWWHAMGGELGAKLEGVANAYNASQSDYKIVPVYKGSYAETLTAAIAAFRAGQQPHIVQVFEVGTGTMMAAKGAVYPVYQLMKDAGEDFDPKAFLPSVVGYYTDTEGNMLSMPFNSSTPVMYYNKNVFTKAGLDPNTPPKTWEDVEAFSKKIMESGAAKCGFTTGWVSWVQTENFSAWHNQQIGTLENGFGGLKTELTFNNPLVAKHWGNLKTWQDAGIFQYGGKGGGNDAPPKFYSQECAMYMNSSASRAGVLANAKDFEVGISMLPHYADVKPQNSIIGGATLWVLQGKADAEYKGVADFFSYLSSPEVQAQWHQDTGYLPITQAAYELSKQQGFYEKNPGADVSIKQITLNAPTANSKGLRFGSYVQIRDIIDEEFQQVLSGAKTADVALNDLVKRGNALLREFEAANAN, from the coding sequence ATGGCCAGCCTCGTCGCCGCCGCGACGCTGGCAGGCACCTCGACCTTCGCCTTCGCCGCGACCGAAATCACCTGGTGGCATGCCATGGGTGGCGAGCTCGGCGCGAAGCTGGAAGGCGTCGCCAACGCGTACAACGCGTCGCAGAGCGACTACAAGATCGTGCCCGTCTACAAGGGCTCCTACGCCGAAACCCTGACGGCGGCCATTGCCGCGTTCCGTGCCGGCCAGCAGCCGCACATCGTCCAGGTCTTCGAGGTCGGCACCGGCACCATGATGGCCGCCAAGGGCGCCGTCTATCCGGTCTACCAGCTGATGAAGGACGCCGGTGAAGACTTCGACCCGAAGGCCTTCCTGCCGTCCGTCGTGGGCTATTACACGGACACCGAGGGCAACATGCTCTCCATGCCGTTCAACTCGTCCACGCCGGTGATGTATTACAACAAGAACGTCTTCACCAAGGCCGGCCTTGATCCGAACACCCCGCCGAAGACCTGGGAAGACGTTGAAGCCTTCTCCAAGAAGATCATGGAGTCGGGCGCGGCGAAGTGCGGCTTCACCACGGGCTGGGTGTCCTGGGTCCAGACCGAAAACTTCTCGGCCTGGCACAACCAGCAGATCGGCACGCTGGAGAACGGCTTCGGCGGCCTGAAGACCGAACTGACCTTCAACAACCCGCTCGTTGCCAAGCACTGGGGCAACCTGAAGACCTGGCAGGACGCCGGCATCTTCCAGTATGGCGGCAAGGGTGGCGGCAACGACGCTCCCCCGAAGTTCTACTCGCAGGAATGCGCCATGTACATGAACTCCTCCGCCTCGCGCGCGGGCGTTCTGGCCAACGCCAAGGACTTCGAGGTCGGCATCTCCATGCTGCCGCACTACGCCGACGTGAAGCCGCAGAACTCCATCATCGGCGGCGCCACCCTCTGGGTGCTGCAGGGCAAGGCGGACGCCGAGTACAAGGGCGTTGCCGACTTCTTCTCCTACCTGTCGTCGCCGGAAGTGCAGGCACAGTGGCACCAGGACACCGGCTACCTGCCGATCACCCAGGCGGCCTATGAGCTGAGCAAGCAGCAGGGCTTCTACGAGAAGAACCCGGGTGCCGACGTCTCGATCAAGCAGATCACGCTGAACGCTCCGACGGCCAACTCCAAGGGCCTGCGCTTCGGCAGCTATGTCCAGATCCGTGACATCATCGACGAGGAGTTCCAGCAGGTCCTGAGCGGTGCCAAGACCGCCGACGTGGCCCTGAACGACCTGGTCAAGCGCGGCAACGCCCTGCTGCGCGAATTCGAGGCGGCCAACGCCAACTGA
- a CDS encoding extracellular solute-binding protein: protein MSFRKFVAGTVAAAALAGFSAPAFAATQISFWHGMGGRNGEILNELATKFNAAQSACVLTPVSKGNYEEALASGIAAFRSGQQPNVLQVFDAGAATIINAKGATVAAEDLLREAGYPFKADDYIQGVRYFYADAAGKFVGMPLSSSAPIMYYNVDALKKAGVEAPKTWEEFEAIAPKLKDAGFIPLVQSHLPWQMVENFHSRNNLPFATNSNGFSGVEGTKILVNTPEQRKMFEKLVAWKDQGLFGFFGAGWNENQKPFEEGKVALWIGSSGSFGGLQKTATMPFGATFLPYWEGIKGAGTNSFIGGAALFAMAGKPAAENKCTADFFHFLSSPDIQYWYHKTSGYVPITSAAYELAKKDGYYQQTPAAEVGIKQLMLPGGEWSKGYRMGFYPQIRDVMNREFGKVFSGQTKVEDAFKTIEDEANQILARFAKTAG from the coding sequence ATGTCTTTCCGCAAGTTCGTCGCCGGTACCGTTGCCGCGGCTGCCCTCGCCGGGTTCTCTGCCCCCGCCTTCGCCGCAACCCAGATCAGCTTTTGGCACGGCATGGGTGGCCGGAACGGCGAGATCCTGAACGAGCTGGCGACCAAGTTCAACGCGGCCCAGTCGGCCTGCGTCCTGACGCCGGTCTCCAAGGGCAACTACGAAGAGGCCCTGGCCTCCGGCATCGCGGCCTTCCGCTCGGGCCAGCAGCCGAACGTGCTGCAGGTGTTTGACGCCGGCGCGGCCACCATCATCAACGCCAAGGGCGCGACCGTTGCCGCGGAAGACCTGCTGCGCGAGGCCGGCTACCCGTTCAAGGCGGACGACTACATTCAGGGCGTGCGCTACTTCTACGCCGATGCGGCCGGCAAGTTCGTCGGCATGCCGCTCTCCTCGTCCGCGCCGATCATGTACTACAACGTCGATGCGCTGAAGAAGGCCGGCGTCGAGGCCCCGAAGACCTGGGAAGAGTTCGAGGCGATTGCCCCGAAGCTGAAGGATGCCGGCTTCATCCCGCTGGTCCAGTCGCACCTGCCGTGGCAGATGGTCGAGAACTTCCATTCCCGCAACAACCTGCCGTTTGCCACCAACAGCAACGGCTTCAGCGGCGTGGAAGGCACCAAGATCCTCGTCAACACCCCCGAACAGCGCAAGATGTTTGAAAAGCTCGTGGCCTGGAAGGACCAGGGCCTGTTCGGCTTCTTCGGCGCCGGCTGGAACGAGAACCAGAAGCCGTTCGAGGAAGGCAAGGTCGCTCTCTGGATCGGCTCGTCGGGCTCCTTCGGCGGCCTGCAGAAGACCGCGACCATGCCGTTCGGCGCGACGTTCCTGCCCTACTGGGAAGGCATCAAGGGCGCCGGCACCAACTCCTTCATCGGCGGCGCTGCCCTGTTCGCCATGGCCGGCAAGCCGGCCGCGGAGAACAAGTGCACGGCCGACTTCTTCCACTTCCTGAGCTCGCCGGACATCCAGTACTGGTACCACAAGACCTCCGGTTACGTGCCGATCACCTCGGCCGCCTACGAGCTGGCCAAGAAGGACGGCTACTACCAGCAGACGCCGGCCGCGGAAGTCGGCATCAAGCAGCTGATGCTGCCGGGCGGCGAGTGGTCGAAGGGCTACCGCATGGGCTTCTACCCGCAGATCCGCGACGTCATGAACCGCGAATTCGGCAAGGTCTTCTCCGGCCAGACCAAGGTCGAGGACGCCTTCAAGACGATCGAGGACGAGGCCAACCAGATCCTCGCCCGCTTCGCCAAGACCGCCGGCTGA
- the ugpE gene encoding sn-glycerol-3-phosphate ABC transporter permease UgpE, whose amino-acid sequence MVENKPWLTALAHLVLILGVIAVAFPVYVALIASTRAPDEFMSGLIPLVPGPHALQTYWELLTTGASTSGAPPLGPMMLNSLVMALIIATGKIAISILSAFAIVYFRFPFRQFFFWMIFITLMLPVEVRILPTFKVVADLGMLNSYLGLTVPLLASATATFLFRQFFLTVPDELLEAARVDGAGPMKFFRDILLPLSQTNIAALFVILFIYGWNQYLWPLLVTTDTGYYTIVMAIKRMADVADGLPYWNYVMAAAVLSMLPPVLVIIVMQKLFVKGLVETEK is encoded by the coding sequence ATGGTCGAAAACAAACCCTGGCTCACTGCCCTTGCCCACCTGGTCCTGATCCTCGGGGTCATCGCGGTCGCGTTTCCGGTCTATGTGGCGCTGATTGCCTCGACGCGGGCCCCCGACGAGTTCATGTCGGGCCTGATCCCGCTCGTGCCCGGCCCGCATGCCCTGCAGACCTACTGGGAGCTGCTGACGACGGGCGCCTCCACCTCCGGCGCCCCGCCGCTAGGGCCGATGATGCTGAATTCCCTGGTGATGGCGCTGATCATCGCCACCGGCAAGATCGCGATCTCGATCCTCTCGGCCTTCGCGATCGTCTATTTCCGCTTCCCGTTCCGGCAGTTCTTCTTCTGGATGATCTTCATCACCCTGATGCTGCCGGTCGAGGTGCGCATCCTGCCGACCTTCAAGGTGGTCGCGGATCTGGGCATGCTGAACAGCTATCTCGGCCTGACCGTGCCGCTGCTGGCCTCGGCCACCGCGACCTTCCTGTTCCGCCAGTTCTTCCTGACGGTGCCGGACGAGCTGCTGGAAGCCGCCCGCGTCGACGGGGCGGGGCCGATGAAGTTCTTCCGCGACATCCTGCTGCCCTTGTCGCAGACGAACATCGCCGCCCTCTTCGTCATTCTCTTCATCTACGGCTGGAACCAGTATCTCTGGCCGCTGCTGGTGACCACCGACACCGGCTACTACACGATCGTGATGGCCATCAAGCGCATGGCCGACGTGGCCGATGGCCTGCCCTACTGGAACTACGTGATGGCCGCAGCCGTCCTGTCGATGCTGCCGCCCGTGCTTGTCATCATCGTGATGCAGAAGCTCTTCGTCAAAGGTCTTGTGGAGACGGAAAAGTAA
- the ugpA gene encoding sn-glycerol-3-phosphate ABC transporter permease UgpA, with translation MQTKRTIFPNKALPYLLLAPQLAITSVFFFWPAGQAIWQSFLREDAFGFKTTFVGLANYTALLSDPNYMSSLQVTAVFSVCVAVLSLGVALALAVAVDRLIRGASAYTTLLLWPYAVAPAIAGVLWWFLFNPTIGILPYMMEMVGYDWDHSLNSTDAMILVIIAASWKQISYNFIFFLAGLQSIPMSLKEAAAIDGAGPFKRFFTITLPLLSPTSFFLMVVNVVYAMFDTFGIIHATTEGGPAQSTNILVYKVYSDGFIGLNLGSSAAQSVILMAIVIVLTFIQFRYVERRVAY, from the coding sequence ATGCAAACCAAACGCACGATCTTCCCCAACAAGGCCCTGCCCTATCTCCTGCTGGCGCCTCAGCTCGCGATCACGAGCGTGTTCTTCTTCTGGCCGGCCGGACAGGCAATCTGGCAATCGTTCCTCCGCGAGGATGCCTTCGGCTTCAAGACCACCTTCGTCGGTCTGGCGAACTACACGGCGCTGCTCTCCGATCCCAACTACATGAGCTCGCTGCAGGTGACGGCCGTGTTCTCGGTCTGCGTGGCAGTGCTGTCGCTCGGCGTCGCCCTTGCCCTTGCCGTTGCGGTCGACCGCCTCATCCGCGGGGCAAGCGCCTACACGACGTTGCTGCTGTGGCCCTATGCCGTTGCCCCGGCCATTGCCGGCGTCCTCTGGTGGTTCCTGTTCAACCCGACCATCGGCATCCTGCCCTACATGATGGAAATGGTGGGATATGACTGGGATCACTCCCTCAACAGCACCGACGCCATGATCCTGGTGATCATCGCCGCGAGCTGGAAGCAGATCTCCTACAATTTCATCTTCTTCCTCGCCGGCCTGCAGTCGATCCCGATGTCGCTGAAAGAGGCGGCAGCGATCGACGGGGCCGGGCCGTTCAAGCGCTTCTTTACGATCACCTTGCCGCTCCTGTCGCCGACCTCGTTCTTCCTGATGGTCGTCAACGTCGTCTATGCCATGTTCGACACCTTCGGCATCATCCATGCCACCACCGAAGGTGGCCCGGCCCAGTCGACCAACATCCTGGTCTACAAGGTGTATTCGGACGGCTTCATCGGCCTGAACCTCGGGTCGTCGGCGGCCCAGTCGGTCATCCTGATGGCGATCGTCATCGTCCTTACCTTCATCCAGTTCCGCTATGTCGAGCGGCGCGTGGCCTACTAG